One genomic segment of Arachis duranensis cultivar V14167 chromosome 4, aradu.V14167.gnm2.J7QH, whole genome shotgun sequence includes these proteins:
- the LOC107486336 gene encoding putative F-box protein PP2-B2, which produces MVMVMVGEGVGFQDLPEGCIANVVSLTIPRDACSLALVSSTFRSAAESDSVWDRFLPSDYNDIVSQSTSFSCRSKKQLYLSLCENPILVDDGKKSFQLDKAYGKKCYMLSPRMLSIV; this is translated from the coding sequence atggtgatggtgatggtgggCGAAGGCGTGGGGTTTCAGGACCTACCGGAAGGCTGCATAGCGAACGTTGTGTCGTTGACGATTCCTCGGGACGCGTGCAGCCTTGCGCTGGTGTCGTCTACATTCCGATCCGCCGCTGAATCAGATTCCGTTTGGGATCGCTTCCTTCCCTCCGATTACAACGACATTGTTTCACAGTCCACCTCCTTCTCTTGCCGTTCCAAGAAGCAGCTCTATCTCTCTCTTTGCGAAAATCCGATACTCGTTGATGATGGCAAAAAGAGCTTTCAACTGGATAAAGCTTATGGGAAGAAATGCTACATGCTATCTCCAAGGATGCTCTCTATagtgtaa
- the LOC107486441 gene encoding probably inactive leucine-rich repeat receptor-like protein kinase At3g28040: MASFQFLSLLIVVSVLSFCYGDSNDMNNVQLNDDVLGLIVFKSDLHDPSSSLASWNEDDSSACSWNRVQCNPATGRVTEINLDGLGLSGRIGRGLEKLQHLMVLSLSHNNFNGSITPSLTLSSTIQSLNLSHNGFSGQIPTSFLNMSSIRSLDLSHNSFSGQIPQSFFDSCNSLHYFSVSNNMFEGQIPSTISRCSSLNSIDLSNNRFSGYVDFAAVWSLTRLRQLDLSSNALSGSLPNGISSIHNLKEILLRKNQFSGPLPNDIGLCLHLNKLDLSDNQFNGVLPESLNRLKSLSYLSTSKNIFAGEFPQWIGTMTSLEHLDLSNNQFMGTIPDSIGELRSLAYLSVANNKLEGNIPASLVSCTELSVIKLRGNGFNGSIPEGLFGLGLEEIDFSHNHLTGPIPAGSSRLLESLIKLDLSENNLQGNIPAEMGLLSKLRYLNLSWNDLHSHMPPEFGLLQNLTVLDLRNSALIGSVPSDICDSGNLAVLQLDGNSLEGSIPEQIGNCSSLYMLSLCHNNLSGSIPKSMSRLSKLKILRLEFNELSGEIPMELGMLQNLLAVNISYNKLTGRLPTGSIFHNLDKSSLEGNYGLCSPLLTGPCMMNVPKPLVLDPNAYNNQIGSPRQRNESSMATGLSHHHRFLSVSAIVAIAASFVIILGVIAISLLNVSVRRRLKFVDNALESMCSSSSRSGSPATGKLILLDSQSGSPDWISNPESLLNKASEIGEGVFGTVYKVPLGSHGRIVAIKKLITSNIIQYPEDFDREVRILGKARHPNLIALKGYYWTPQIQLLVTEYASNGSLQSKLHERISSIPPLSWANRFKILLGTAKGLAHLHHSFRPPIIHYNIKPSNILLDENFNPKISDFGLARLLTKLDKHVMSNRFQSALGYVAPELACQSLRVNEKCDVYGFGVMILELVTGRRPVEYGEDNVLILNDHVRVLLEQGNVLECVDPCMNEYPEDEVLPVLKLAMVCTSQIPSSRPSMAEVVQILQVIKTPVPQRMEVF; this comes from the exons ATGGCAAGTTTTCAGTTTCTGAGTTTGCTGATTGTTGTTTCAGTTTTGAGTTTTTGCTATGGAGACAGCAATGACATGAATAATGTTCAGCTGAATGATGATGTTCTTGGCCTAATTGTGTTCAAATCAGACCTCCATGACCCTTCTTCATCTCTTGCTTCATGGAATGAAGATGATTCAAGTGCTTGTTCATGGAACCGGGTTCAGTGCAATCCAGCAACAGGAAGAGTCACTGAGATCAATCTTGATGGGTTGGGATTATCTGGAAGAATTGGAAGAGGCCTTGAGAAGTTGCAGCATCTAATGGTATTGTCTCTTTCTCATAACAATTTCAATGGTAGCATTACTCCTTCACTTACACTTTCCAGCACCATTCAGAGTCTAAATCTAAGTCACAATGGCTTCTCTGGTCAAATACCAACTTCATTTCTTAATATGAGTTCAATTAGGTCTCTTGATCTTTCTCACAACTCATTCTCAGGACAAATCCCTCAAAGTTTCTTTGACAGTTGCAATTCCCTTCACTACTTTTCTGTGTCCAATAACATGTTTGAAGGACAAATTCCTAGCACAATCTCTAGATGTTCTTCATTGAATAGCATTGATCTTTCGAATAACCGTTTCTCCGGTTATGTTGATTTTGCTGCTGTTTGGTCATTGACTAGGCTTAGGCAATTGGATCTTTCAAGCAATGCCTTATCAGGTTCTTTGCCTAATGGAATTTCTTCAATTCATAACTTGAAAGAGATCTTGTTAAGGAAAAACCAGTTTTCTGGTCCACTGCCTAATGATATTGGACTCTGTCTTCATTTGAATAAGCTTGATTTGAGTGATAATCAGTTCAATGGAGTGTTACCAGAGTCATTGAACAGGCTTAAATCTCTGAGCTATTTAAGTACATCGAAGAATATTTTCGCCGGCGAGTTTCCTCAATGGATTGGTACCATGACTAGTCTTGAACACTTGGATCTTTCCAACAATCAGTTCATGGGAACTATTCCGGATTCCATTGGAGAATTGAGATCATTGGCATATCTGAGTGTTGCGAATAACAAACTCGAAGGGAACATTCCGGCTTCATTAGTTTCTTGCACAGAGTTATCAGTGATCAAGCTTAGAGGGAATGGTTTCAATGGAAGCATACCAGAGGGCTTGTTTGGCCTTGGATTGGAGGAAATAGATTTTTCTCATAATCATTTAACAGGTCCAATCCCAGCAGGGTCAAGCAGGCTATTGGAAAGTCTCATCAAATTGGATCTCTCAGAGAATAATCTTCAGGGGAATATCCCTGCTGAAATGGGGCTACTTTCAAAGCTTAGATACTTGAATTTGTCTTGGAATGATCTTCATTCTCATATGCCTCCAGAGTTTGGTCTGCTTCAGAATCTAACAGTCTTGGATCTTCGAAACAGCGCCTTGATCGGCTCAGTTCCATCCGATATATGTGATTCGGGTAACTTGgctgttcttcaacttgatggaaATTCATTGGAGGGGTCTATTCCAGAGCAGATTGGAAATTGTTCATCTCTTTACATGCT GAGTTTGTGTCACAATAATTTAAGTGGTTCAATCCCAAAGTCCATGTCAAGGCTAAGCAAGCTCAAGATTCTGAGATTGGAGTTCAATGAACTGAGTGGAGAGATACCAATGGAGCTTGGAATGCTCCAAAACCTTCTTGCTGTGAACATATCATACAACAAGCTCACAGGTAGGCTTCCAACAGGAAGCATATTTCATAACTTGGACAAGAGTTCCTTGGAAGGAAACTATGGTCTTTGTTCACCATTGCTGACAGGTCCATGTATGATGAATGTACCAAAGCCACTAGTTCTTGATCCAAATGCATACAACAACCAAATAGGCTCTCCTAGGCAAAGAAATGAATCATCTATGGCTACTGGCCTAAGTCATCACCACAGATTCCTTAGTGTTTCGGCCATTGTCGCGATTGCAGCCTCATTTGTGATCATATTAGGAGTTATTGCTATTAGCCTACTCAATGTTTCTGTAAGAAGAAGGTTAAAATTTGTGGACAATGCCTTGGAAAGCATGTGTTCGAGTTCTTCAAGATCCGGAAGTCCAGCCACAGGGAAGCTAATTCTGCTTGATTCACAGTCCGGCTCGCCGGATTGGATCAGCAATCCGGAATCCTTGCTCAACAAGGCATCAGAGATTGGTGAAGGAGTGTTTGGAACAGTGTACAAAGTTCCATTGGGATCACATGGAAGAATTGTTGCAATCAAGAAACTCATAACCTCAAACATAATCCAATATCCTGAAGATTTCGACAGAGAAGTTAGGATCCTTGGAAAAGCAAGGCATCCAAATTTGATTGCATTGAAAGGTTACTATTGGACACCTCAAATTCAGCTTCTAGTAACTGAGTATGCATCAAATGGTAGCCTCCAATCCAAGCTTCATGAGAGAATCTCTTCAATTCCTCCACTTTCTTGGGCTAATAGGTTCAAGATCTTGCTTGGAACAGCAAAGGGTCTTGCACATTTGCACCACTCATTCCGGCCACCCATAATTCACTACAACATAAAGCCAAGCAACATCCTTCTTGACGAAAACTTCAATCCGAAGATATCGGATTTCGGGTTGGCAAGGCTTCTAACAAAGCTTGACAAGCATGTTATGAGCAACAGGTTCCAGAGTGCATTAGGCTATGTTGCACCAGAGTTAGCATGCCAGAGCTTAAGGGTGAATGAGAAGTGTGATGTGTATGGTTTTGGAGTGATGATTCTTGAGCTTGTGACAGGTAGAAGGCCAGTGGAGTATGGTGAGGACAATGTGCTAATACTCAATGATCATGTTAGAGTTCTTCTTGAGCAAGGGAATGTGTTGGAGTGTGTTGATCCATGCATGAATGAGTATCCAGAAGATGAAGTTTTGCCAGTTTTAAAGCTTGCAATGGTTTGCACTTCTCAGATACCTTCTAGCAGGCCTTCTATGGCAGAAGTTGTTCAAATTCTTCAAGTCATTAAGACTCCAGTTCCTCAAAGGATGGAAGTTTTCTGA
- the LOC127739569 gene encoding isoflavone-7-O-methyltransferase 6-like — protein sequence MASNSLSTNGREVNKIFEGQVHLYKHLFAFFDSLCLKWCVDQSVPNIIHNHGQPMTLHELVSKLQVPTAKISGVHRLMRYLAHIGFFDVVRIQENQEEKEAYALTNSSELLVRGTNHCLSSVVDFVLDPSILTSYHHLGKWIHDDGDQAPFALALGTGIWDFLSKSPTHMTSFNDATASDSQIINLALKDHGVIFEGLESIVDVAGGTGMVAKHISHTFPHLKCIVFDLPQVVENLKGTNNLSYVGGDMFQSIPKAEAVLLKWILHDWGDNDCLKILNKCKDAISNNKKRGKIIIIDIVIDDGKQDHPDITQAKLQMDLTVTTYYNGKERTTQEWKKLFIEANCQHYKISPLTGYMSLIEVYP from the exons ATGGCTTCAAATTCATTATCCACTAATGGCCGTGAAGTAAATAAGATCTTTGAAGGTCAAGTTCATTTGTACAAACACCTTTTTGCCTTCTTTGACTCTCTTTGCCTTAAGTGGTGCGTTGACCAAAGCGTACCAAACATAATTCACAACCATGGTCAACCTATGACTCTTCATGAGTTGGTTTCCAAGTTACAAGTTCCAACGGCTAAGATTAGTGGTGTGCATCGCTTAATGCGTTATCTTGCACACATTGGATTCTTTGATGTAGTTAGAATCCaagaaaatcaagaagaaaaggaagcatATGCTCTCACCAATTCATCGGAGCTTCTTGTTCGAGGCACCAACCATTGTTTATCTTCTGTGGTTGACTTTGTTCTTGACCCCTCTATTTTAACCTCGTACCACCACTTGGGGAAGTGGATTCATGATGACGGAGATCAAGCACCATTTGCCTTGGCCTTAGGAACAG GAATTTGGGACTTTCTTAGCAAAAGTCCTACACATATGACATCCTTCAATGATGCAACTGCTAGTGACTCTCAAATCATAAACTTGGCATTGAAAGATCATGGTGTTATCTTTGAAGGGTTGGAATCAATTGTAGATGTTGCTGGAGGAACTGGAATGGTAGCCAAGCATATCTCTCACACATTTCCACATTTGAAATGCATAGTTTTTGACCTTCCACAGGTTGTAGAAAATCTTAAGGGAACCAATAATTTGAGTTATGTTGGTGGGGATATGTTTCAATCTATCCCTAAGGCTGAAGCAGTTTTACTTAAG TGGATTTTACATGATTGGGGTGACAATGATTGCTTGAAGATATTGAACAAGTGCAAAGATGCAATttcaaataataagaaaagaggaaaaataaTTATCATAGATATTGTTATAGACGATGGAAAGCAAGATCACCCTGATATTACTCAAGCAAAACTTCAGATGGATTTAACTGTCACAACATATTATAATGGAAAAGAGAGAACTACACAAGAATggaagaaactttttatagagGCAAATTGTCAACATTACAAAATTTCACCTTTAACAGGATATATGTCTCTTATTGAGGTTTATCCCTGA